Proteins from a genomic interval of Mesobacillus sp. S13:
- the comGG gene encoding competence type IV pilus minor pilin ComGG: MSFSLLILTENYVAGKKFAKETEAIRLQEYYMLCSVKQTENMRSEGSLPASGTLEYKLGDVSFQKQDVSSSVEEVIFNLKLEGGEKALGIAQYDKNTGAMIRWREKK, from the coding sequence ATGTCATTTTCTTTATTGATATTGACGGAGAATTATGTCGCTGGCAAAAAGTTCGCGAAAGAAACAGAAGCGATCCGGCTGCAAGAATATTATATGCTATGCTCGGTCAAACAGACGGAGAACATGAGGAGCGAAGGCTCTTTACCTGCTTCAGGTACATTGGAGTATAAGTTAGGAGATGTTAGCTTTCAAAAGCAGGATGTTTCAAGCAGCGTGGAAGAGGTTATTTTTAATCTTAAACTCGAAGGCGGGGAGAAAGCTCTGGGTATCGCGCAATATGACAAGAATACTGGGGCAATGATAAGATGGAGAGAAAAGAAATGA
- the comGF gene encoding competence type IV pilus minor pilin ComGF, with amino-acid sequence MATAMISRSLKIREIPRGRFAYYMLIMLISSKKNVHLQSERGFTMAEMLLSVLLFLLIASMLPLGMKIILDHRVTERMERKMEWEIFGSQVKREIRSAQQMTVQPDKLLLKVDEQIILYEKYANSMRRRVNYQGHEILIQNISSFSFGKIADGVEIKAKDLEGTDYSVRVHRLYPAGGVEP; translated from the coding sequence ATGGCGACCGCTATGATATCAAGGTCACTAAAAATAAGGGAGATACCTCGTGGGAGGTTTGCGTACTATATGTTGATCATGCTAATCAGCAGCAAAAAAAATGTGCACCTTCAGAGTGAACGAGGCTTTACGATGGCTGAGATGCTTTTATCTGTCCTTCTATTTTTGTTGATTGCCTCGATGCTGCCTTTAGGGATGAAAATAATCCTTGATCATCGAGTTACAGAGAGGATGGAGAGGAAAATGGAGTGGGAGATCTTCGGCAGCCAGGTGAAAAGAGAAATCCGATCAGCGCAGCAAATGACTGTCCAGCCAGATAAGCTTCTGCTAAAGGTTGATGAGCAAATTATTCTTTATGAAAAATATGCTAACAGTATGCGCAGGAGGGTGAACTACCAGGGACATGAAATCTTGATCCAAAACATTTCAAGCTTCAGTTTTGGCAAAATAGCTGATGGAGTAGAGATAAAAGCAAAGGATTTGGAAGGAACGGATTATTCGGTAAGGGTTCATCGACTTTATCCAGCTGGGGGTGTGGAACCATAA
- the comGD gene encoding competence type IV pilus minor pilin ComGD: MQPTNKASGGFTMVEMLIVLSAFLMLSLISAFLFSPQKDLLEKEMFFSQLKADLLYGQQYAISHQETITVHIMPENNYYYIRGMDYTAPYLAKRHYSSDIIVEKGTMKLMFQYKPDGNIDSFGSIYIIAGSRKYKMMFQIGKGRFYVLEE; encoded by the coding sequence ATGCAACCAACCAATAAAGCATCTGGCGGGTTTACTATGGTCGAAATGCTGATCGTGCTTTCAGCCTTCTTGATGCTCTCCCTTATATCTGCGTTCCTGTTTTCACCCCAGAAGGACTTGCTCGAAAAGGAGATGTTCTTTTCTCAATTAAAGGCCGATCTTCTCTACGGCCAGCAATACGCAATTTCCCATCAAGAGACCATTACCGTTCATATCATGCCGGAAAATAATTACTACTATATCCGCGGAATGGATTATACTGCGCCATACTTGGCCAAAAGACATTACTCATCTGACATTATAGTGGAAAAAGGAACGATGAAATTGATGTTCCAATATAAGCCGGATGGGAATATCGATAGCTTTGGGTCTATTTACATCATTGCAGGTTCGAGAAAATATAAGATGATGTTTCAGATTGGAAAGGGCAGATTTTATGTTTTGGAAGAATGA
- the comGC gene encoding competence type IV pilus major pilin ComGC → MKNQKGFTLIEMMIVLLVISVLLIITVPNIATHSSKINSKGCEGYIKMVEAQVQAYKIDKNVIPTFDQLQTDKYLKNTGSKCPDGKTELVITTEGAVLTETEFNATNQ, encoded by the coding sequence ATGAAAAACCAAAAAGGATTCACTTTGATAGAAATGATGATTGTTTTGCTCGTGATTTCTGTTCTGCTTATTATTACAGTTCCGAATATCGCTACACATAGTTCAAAAATCAATTCAAAGGGCTGCGAGGGCTATATTAAAATGGTTGAGGCACAGGTACAGGCGTACAAAATTGACAAAAATGTAATTCCTACCTTTGATCAGCTTCAAACGGACAAATACCTGAAAAACACCGGCTCCAAATGTCCAGACGGTAAAACTGAACTTGTAATAACCACTGAAGGTGCTGTTCTCACAGAAACAGAGTTCAATGCAACCAACCAATAA
- the comGB gene encoding competence type IV pilus assembly protein ComGB produces the protein MMESKWPVAEQARFLKRTGELLSRGYSLAEAIESMTFYLEKKRKAEVRKSLEKLREGFPLYLILAELNFKRDLVSYVYFAEQHGGLARTLTEGSDMVIKRDADYQRLKRLAAYPLLLLMLTFSLFFFVNRILLPKFNSLFLDMNLAPNIFMKTIGATASFLPNLLYILLSLLTLLVLYYFSSFKNIHPMKQKLMLVRLPIAGKFVRLLYSHYFSVQLSYLFSGGLSVLAALKVFEQNVHEPFAREIGKDMISKLAAGQDFDKAVGEYQFFEAELQRIIKHGQENGKLDQELYFYSRHCLKELEEKSEKAMKTVQPILYSFIGLLVVSLYLAILLPMFQMMKGI, from the coding sequence ATGATGGAGAGTAAATGGCCTGTCGCTGAACAGGCCAGGTTTCTCAAACGGACGGGCGAATTGCTGTCGCGCGGTTATTCACTGGCTGAAGCGATTGAATCAATGACTTTTTATTTGGAAAAGAAGAGAAAAGCTGAGGTTCGGAAAAGCCTAGAAAAGCTGCGCGAAGGATTTCCTCTTTATTTGATTCTGGCAGAATTGAATTTTAAAAGGGATCTTGTCAGCTATGTTTATTTTGCTGAACAGCATGGGGGACTGGCCCGCACCCTGACTGAAGGCAGTGATATGGTCATTAAGCGAGACGCAGATTACCAGAGATTAAAAAGGCTTGCAGCTTATCCATTACTGCTTTTGATGCTTACATTCAGCCTATTCTTTTTCGTCAACAGAATCTTGCTTCCGAAATTCAACTCACTCTTTTTAGACATGAACCTTGCTCCGAACATCTTTATGAAAACAATAGGGGCAACCGCCTCTTTTCTCCCAAACTTGCTCTATATTCTTCTCAGCCTCCTCACATTGCTTGTTTTATACTACTTCTCGAGCTTTAAAAACATCCATCCAATGAAACAAAAATTGATGCTTGTCAGGCTGCCGATTGCCGGAAAATTTGTCAGGCTTCTTTACTCACACTATTTCTCTGTCCAGTTAAGCTATTTGTTTTCTGGCGGACTTTCCGTGCTTGCGGCATTGAAGGTGTTTGAGCAAAACGTGCATGAACCATTTGCAAGGGAAATAGGGAAGGATATGATTTCAAAACTGGCTGCTGGCCAGGATTTTGACAAAGCAGTTGGAGAGTATCAGTTTTTTGAGGCAGAGCTGCAAAGGATTATTAAACATGGGCAGGAGAACGGGAAGCTTGACCAGGAACTTTATTTCTATAGCAGGCATTGCCTGAAAGAACTTGAAGAAAAATCGGAAAAAGCGATGAAGACCGTGCAGCCGATTTTGTATAGCTTTATTGGCTTGCTCGTCGTTTCATTGTACCTCGCCATACTGCTGCCAATGTTCCAGATGATGAAAGGTATTTAA
- the comGA gene encoding competence type IV pilus ATPase ComGA has product MIIVKSIEQLADNVLKDALRSGASDVHIIPREKDTLIKFRLGNQLLPRYTLEQADCERLISHFKFTASMDIGEKRRPQSGAFTYQFQEMKIGLRISTLPAYQSESMVIRLLPEQNQSPSFQISLFPSTSKKLISLLKHAHGLIIFTGPTGSGKTTTLYSMLSETSDIVNRNVITLEDPIEKPSDTVLQVQVNERAGISYSAGLKAILRHDPDIIMVGEIRDKETAETAIRASLTGHLVLTTMHTRDARGAIYRLIEFGINWLEIEQTLIAVTAQRLVELTCPYCEGTCSPFCYSSGSGKRGNVFEILTGKDLSAVLKEAKGESQSYHYKTLKDAIRKGIALGFIKESEYQRWVLNDGE; this is encoded by the coding sequence ATGATTATTGTCAAATCAATTGAACAGCTAGCGGACAATGTCCTGAAAGATGCTTTAAGAAGTGGCGCGTCGGATGTACATATTATCCCTCGCGAGAAAGACACACTGATTAAGTTCAGACTAGGCAATCAGCTACTCCCCCGGTACACACTTGAACAGGCTGATTGTGAGCGCCTCATTTCCCACTTCAAATTCACAGCTTCAATGGATATTGGTGAAAAAAGACGTCCTCAAAGCGGTGCTTTCACGTATCAATTCCAAGAAATGAAGATCGGCTTAAGGATTTCCACGCTTCCAGCCTACCAGAGCGAAAGCATGGTCATACGACTCCTTCCCGAACAAAATCAATCTCCTTCTTTCCAAATTTCTTTATTTCCATCCACATCGAAAAAACTGATTTCCCTTTTAAAACACGCACATGGTTTAATCATTTTTACTGGCCCCACCGGCAGTGGAAAGACGACTACCTTGTATTCCATGCTTTCCGAAACTTCGGATATAGTCAATCGCAATGTCATTACACTTGAAGATCCGATTGAAAAACCGAGTGATACAGTTCTCCAGGTCCAGGTCAATGAACGGGCTGGCATTTCATATTCTGCAGGCTTGAAGGCCATACTCAGGCACGACCCGGATATTATCATGGTTGGGGAAATTCGGGATAAAGAGACCGCGGAAACGGCTATTAGGGCCTCGCTTACAGGGCATCTCGTACTGACGACGATGCATACAAGGGATGCGAGAGGAGCGATTTACAGGCTTATTGAATTCGGAATCAATTGGCTTGAAATTGAACAGACATTGATTGCAGTGACGGCACAGAGGCTCGTTGAATTGACTTGTCCTTACTGTGAAGGAACTTGTTCGCCATTTTGCTATTCATCGGGCAGCGGAAAAAGAGGAAATGTCTTCGAAATCCTAACGGGGAAGGATTTATCTGCTGTACTGAAGGAAGCAAAGGGGGAGAGCCAAAGCTATCATTACAAGACGCTCAAAGATGCGATCCGGAAAGGAATCGCTCTGGGGTTCATCAAGGAGTCCGAATACCAGAGGTGGGTTCTCAATGATGGAGAGTAA
- a CDS encoding Spx/MgsR family RNA polymerase-binding regulatory protein, with product MEELTFYSYPSCTSCRKTKKWLVSNSVKFKERHMFKDTPSKKELMEILSLTTEGLDELLATRGETYKNLNMDMEDLPLSEVIKLVIEEPKLLRRPILTDGKKLIVGFNPDALKKIAK from the coding sequence ATGGAAGAGCTGACGTTTTATTCATACCCAAGCTGTACTTCATGCCGTAAAACAAAAAAGTGGCTGGTCTCTAACAGCGTGAAATTCAAAGAACGTCATATGTTCAAAGATACTCCATCGAAAAAAGAATTAATGGAAATTTTATCACTGACGACTGAAGGCTTGGATGAACTGCTTGCCACAAGAGGAGAAACTTATAAAAATCTAAATATGGACATGGAAGACCTGCCACTTTCAGAGGTAATCAAACTTGTCATTGAGGAGCCGAAGCTGCTTAGACGCCCAATCTTGACAGATGGGAAAAAGCTTATAGTCGGTTTTAACCCTGATGCATTAAAAAAAATTGCTAAATAA
- a CDS encoding helix-turn-helix transcriptional regulator: MEQTLKITSVLSDPTRYYIYQYITKRHKDVTVQEIADNFDIHPNVARLHLSKLEDVNMLISETKKTGKGGRPSRLYRLSDEVIQLHFPFRDYQLLSKIAMTTMMSLGEAGKKALYMTGKRFGEELMDQELARHPQLSAEMTFEHKLNSIKNAATLAGFYPEFEPNSEKTKIYFQIFNCPFKEVAMDHTETVCNMHYEFLRGMFESLFGEIELIEKENMFTGCDSCSYQAVIAQ, from the coding sequence GTGGAGCAAACATTAAAAATCACAAGTGTTTTGTCTGATCCAACGCGTTATTATATTTATCAATACATCACAAAAAGGCATAAGGATGTAACTGTCCAGGAAATCGCTGATAATTTCGATATTCATCCAAATGTAGCAAGATTGCATTTATCAAAACTGGAAGATGTCAACATGCTGATATCCGAAACGAAAAAGACTGGCAAGGGCGGCCGCCCAAGCAGACTTTACCGTCTATCAGATGAAGTGATCCAGCTTCACTTCCCTTTCCGTGATTATCAGCTATTGTCCAAAATCGCAATGACCACCATGATGTCGCTTGGAGAAGCCGGAAAAAAGGCATTGTACATGACAGGTAAACGTTTTGGTGAAGAGCTGATGGATCAGGAACTAGCACGCCATCCGCAATTGTCGGCTGAAATGACGTTTGAACATAAGTTGAATTCAATAAAAAATGCGGCTACTCTTGCTGGTTTTTATCCTGAATTCGAACCTAACAGTGAAAAGACTAAAATTTACTTTCAGATCTTTAACTGTCCATTCAAGGAAGTGGCAATGGATCATACAGAAACAGTCTGCAATATGCACTATGAATTTTTGCGCGGAATGTTCGAATCCCTCTTTGGCGAGATTGAATTGATCGAAAAAGAGAATATGTTCACAGGCTGTGACTCTTGTTCATATCAAGCAGTTATTGCACAATAA
- a CDS encoding DUF2626 domain-containing protein has protein sequence MDRMYRVLGFWTGIFAVMFFLGDMYTTSLIFFGQTGFFLLLSYLKLSERMYIYVFGAYLTIFFAGFTYWSTFMMPLGGTGH, from the coding sequence TTGGATCGTATGTACAGAGTTTTAGGATTCTGGACGGGAATCTTTGCTGTCATGTTTTTCTTGGGTGACATGTATACGACGTCCTTGATTTTCTTTGGTCAAACTGGATTTTTCTTGTTATTAAGCTACTTGAAACTGTCTGAGCGTATGTACATATACGTCTTCGGCGCATACTTAACAATTTTCTTTGCTGGATTTACTTACTGGTCAACATTTATGATGCCATTAGGTGGAACTGGACATTGA
- a CDS encoding class I SAM-dependent methyltransferase has protein sequence MKEIIKQYIEASPEKMISYAEYMELALYHPEAGYYIKERKKIGKEGDFYTSSNVADVFGKLIGKWYAKNAKALCLPPSVCEIGAGNGRFARAFIQGWNEVNEETLCYWIVEASPYHRKLQTAELNGLDVDILYGDAFENTGMKQGLVFSNELFDAFPVHVIEKCESVVNEVFVRYENGQLEEVMIPVVNEKIKAFIKDQGIELAEGQRIEIPLSYEPFIKSISENMAKGIMLSVDYGYTKEEWKHPARRRGSLRGYYQHQMHHDVLQYPGEMDLTSHVHFDALKFIGEKYGLSFLQKMRQDEFLMAAGILEELAEHNDPNPFSEASKRNRAIRSLILPGGISQSFHVIVQAKGMGGLDGKLF, from the coding sequence ATGAAAGAAATAATTAAACAGTATATTGAAGCCTCTCCAGAAAAAATGATCTCTTATGCTGAGTATATGGAGCTTGCACTTTATCATCCTGAGGCAGGCTATTACATAAAGGAACGCAAGAAAATAGGCAAAGAAGGCGACTTTTATACATCCAGCAATGTAGCTGATGTGTTTGGCAAATTGATAGGAAAGTGGTATGCGAAAAATGCCAAAGCCCTTTGCTTACCGCCATCTGTTTGTGAAATAGGTGCTGGCAATGGGCGATTTGCCAGGGCATTCATTCAAGGCTGGAATGAGGTGAATGAGGAAACGCTTTGCTATTGGATTGTGGAAGCGAGTCCTTATCATCGAAAGCTTCAAACAGCAGAGTTGAATGGCTTGGATGTGGACATCCTTTATGGAGATGCATTTGAAAACACTGGCATGAAGCAAGGTCTGGTTTTTTCTAATGAATTATTTGATGCTTTCCCGGTCCATGTCATCGAAAAGTGTGAGAGTGTAGTCAACGAAGTTTTTGTAAGATATGAAAATGGACAACTTGAAGAGGTCATGATTCCGGTAGTGAATGAAAAAATTAAAGCTTTCATAAAAGACCAGGGAATAGAATTGGCTGAAGGGCAAAGGATTGAGATACCGCTTTCGTATGAACCTTTCATTAAATCGATTTCAGAGAATATGGCAAAGGGAATCATGTTGAGTGTAGATTACGGTTATACGAAAGAAGAATGGAAGCACCCAGCGCGCAGGCGCGGAAGCTTGAGAGGATATTACCAGCACCAGATGCATCATGATGTTTTGCAATATCCAGGTGAAATGGACCTTACAAGCCATGTGCATTTTGATGCACTAAAATTCATTGGTGAAAAATACGGCCTGAGTTTTCTGCAAAAAATGAGGCAGGATGAATTCTTGATGGCTGCTGGGATATTAGAAGAGCTTGCGGAGCACAATGATCCTAATCCTTTTTCTGAAGCAAGCAAGCGCAATCGTGCAATTCGGAGCCTGATCTTGCCAGGAGGGATCAGCCAGTCATTTCATGTTATCGTACAGGCTAAGGGAATGGGCGGCCTAGATGGGAAGCTATTTTAA
- a CDS encoding MBL fold metallo-hydrolase — translation MKWKQIPLGPLQTNCYIVYDENHSCLIVDPGDNPKKLATVIEQLELKPEAIVLTHAHFDHIGAVDRIRDKYGIKVYIHENEKDWLPDPALNGSRHFMLNEPIKARPADYLIKDEGTMSIGSFKFEVYETPGHSPGSISMYFPEGEFVLAGDALFNGSIGRTDLPGGNHNQLIRSIHDKLLVLPEQTEVLSGHGPATTIGFEMDSNPFLNGF, via the coding sequence ATGAAATGGAAACAGATTCCCTTAGGTCCTTTACAAACAAATTGCTATATTGTTTACGATGAAAACCACTCATGTCTGATTGTGGATCCAGGAGATAATCCGAAAAAGCTGGCAACAGTGATTGAACAGCTGGAATTAAAGCCGGAAGCAATTGTTCTGACACACGCTCATTTCGATCATATTGGTGCGGTGGATCGTATAAGGGATAAGTATGGTATCAAAGTCTATATCCATGAAAACGAGAAAGACTGGTTACCAGATCCTGCCCTGAATGGTTCCAGGCATTTCATGTTGAACGAGCCGATAAAAGCCCGACCTGCTGACTACTTGATTAAAGATGAGGGTACCATGTCAATTGGCAGTTTTAAGTTCGAAGTGTATGAAACGCCAGGGCATTCTCCAGGAAGTATCTCAATGTATTTTCCAGAAGGAGAATTTGTACTGGCAGGTGATGCCCTTTTTAATGGAAGCATCGGAAGGACAGATTTGCCGGGTGGAAACCATAATCAATTAATCAGAAGCATTCATGATAAGCTCCTGGTACTTCCAGAACAAACAGAGGTGCTATCTGGACACGGCCCGGCGACTACGATTGGTTTTGAAATGGATTCCAATCCGTTTTTAAACGGATTTTAA
- a CDS encoding DUF2759 domain-containing protein — MGLAIILALVTLLAGYATFSALKNKNILGIVFGGGTFLVIGWFTVMTVLHNGFPVAH, encoded by the coding sequence ATGGGATTGGCAATTATCTTGGCTTTAGTCACACTGCTTGCCGGTTATGCAACTTTCTCAGCGCTTAAAAACAAAAACATTCTTGGAATCGTCTTTGGTGGAGGAACTTTCTTGGTTATTGGCTGGTTCACAGTCATGACGGTCCTTCACAACGGCTTCCCAGTAGCGCACTAA
- a CDS encoding MTH1187 family thiamine-binding protein: MAIVDVTVIPIGTETPSVSSYVADIQKILKQYEEKGEIQYQLTPMNTLIEGELPVLFEVIQAIHEAPFNAGIQRVATNIRIDDRRDVKRRMQDKVERVNELLKKQ; the protein is encoded by the coding sequence ATGGCAATCGTCGATGTAACAGTTATACCAATCGGAACGGAAACACCGAGTGTGAGTTCTTATGTAGCAGATATCCAAAAGATACTTAAGCAATATGAGGAAAAAGGGGAAATTCAATATCAGCTTACGCCGATGAATACTTTGATTGAAGGTGAGCTGCCGGTGTTGTTTGAGGTGATCCAGGCGATTCATGAAGCACCCTTCAATGCAGGAATCCAGCGTGTGGCCACAAATATCAGGATAGATGACAGGCGTGATGTGAAAAGAAGGATGCAGGATAAGGTGGAAAGAGTAAACGAATTGTTGAAAAAGCAGTAA
- a CDS encoding LTA synthase family protein, producing MKKNTWTKASIVAIATILLWLKTYIAYKTSFDIKIENWRQEIILLMNPLSFLMIILGISMFMKEKAQKRYILITSFIVSAILFANVVFYRFFNDFLTIPVLFQTSNMSDLGSSVTELINISDLFYFADLLVLAVLLKFKPNLIVFREYTKVDRRSFFLIAIAIAFFNLGMAETERPQLLTRTFDREMLVKNIGTYNYHLYDAYLQSKSSAQRAMADGSELADIDNYVRANYLPPNDEMFGIAKGKNVILISMESTQNFVINQTVNGQEITPFLNDFIKDSYYFNNFYHQTGQGKTSDSEFLVENSLYPLSRGAVFFTHSGNEYTATPEILNENGYFTASLHANNKSFWNRDIMYQSLGYERFYSLPDYEVKEENSVGWGMKDIEFFQQSVDHLKAMPKPFYSKFITLTNHFPFELNEEDRFIDPYTSNDKTVNNYFPTVRYQDEALKLFIQKLKDEGLYEDSIIILYGDHYGISENHNKAMSEYLGKDITPFESTQLQQVPLIVHIPGQEGKIMPTVGGQIDLKPTILHLLGIDTKNNIDFGSDLFSKDRNDFAVLRDGSFITKDYVFTRETCYDKATGEPTDKAACERYFDQAKNELEFSDKIIYGDLLRFYEDADNEKSSSKSNE from the coding sequence ATGAAGAAGAATACATGGACTAAAGCATCCATTGTTGCTATTGCGACAATTCTGCTTTGGCTAAAGACGTATATTGCCTATAAAACTAGCTTTGATATAAAGATTGAAAACTGGAGACAGGAAATCATTCTGCTCATGAACCCCTTAAGTTTCCTGATGATCATCCTGGGAATCAGCATGTTCATGAAGGAGAAGGCTCAGAAGCGCTACATTTTAATAACAAGTTTCATAGTTTCAGCTATCCTGTTCGCTAATGTAGTATTCTACCGTTTCTTCAATGACTTCCTGACGATCCCTGTGCTTTTCCAGACGAGTAATATGAGTGATCTGGGCAGCAGTGTCACCGAACTCATCAACATCAGCGATTTGTTTTATTTTGCAGACTTGCTCGTGTTGGCTGTTCTTTTAAAATTCAAACCCAATCTAATCGTATTTCGTGAATATACAAAAGTGGACCGCAGATCTTTCTTCCTTATCGCAATTGCGATTGCATTCTTTAACCTGGGAATGGCTGAAACTGAGCGACCTCAGCTATTGACAAGAACATTCGATAGAGAAATGCTTGTTAAAAATATCGGAACTTACAATTACCACCTATATGATGCTTACTTACAATCTAAGTCATCCGCACAGAGAGCAATGGCTGATGGCAGCGAGCTTGCAGACATTGACAACTATGTGCGTGCAAACTATCTACCGCCTAACGATGAGATGTTTGGCATAGCAAAAGGCAAAAATGTCATTCTAATATCAATGGAATCCACCCAGAACTTTGTCATAAACCAAACGGTGAATGGACAGGAAATTACCCCATTCCTGAACGATTTCATCAAAGATAGTTATTACTTCAATAATTTCTATCATCAGACTGGCCAGGGTAAAACTTCAGACTCTGAATTCCTGGTTGAGAATTCACTGTATCCATTAAGCCGAGGTGCTGTTTTCTTTACCCACTCTGGCAATGAATATACTGCAACACCAGAAATCTTGAACGAAAATGGCTATTTCACGGCTTCTTTGCATGCGAATAATAAGAGCTTCTGGAACCGTGATATCATGTATCAATCACTGGGCTACGAGCGCTTTTACTCCTTGCCGGATTATGAAGTGAAAGAAGAAAATTCAGTAGGCTGGGGCATGAAAGACATTGAGTTCTTCCAGCAATCTGTTGACCATTTGAAGGCTATGCCAAAGCCGTTCTATTCAAAGTTCATTACATTGACGAACCATTTCCCATTCGAACTGAATGAGGAAGACCGTTTTATCGACCCTTATACGTCAAATGATAAGACAGTCAATAATTATTTCCCAACTGTACGTTACCAGGATGAGGCTCTTAAGCTATTCATCCAAAAATTGAAAGATGAAGGGCTTTACGAAGACTCAATCATTATTTTATACGGTGACCATTATGGGATTTCAGAGAACCATAATAAAGCGATGAGTGAATACCTTGGCAAGGATATCACACCTTTTGAAAGCACTCAGCTTCAACAAGTGCCGTTGATTGTCCATATTCCTGGGCAAGAAGGCAAGATCATGCCTACGGTTGGCGGACAGATTGACCTGAAGCCGACGATCCTTCATCTGTTAGGAATCGATACAAAAAATAACATCGATTTTGGTTCAGACCTATTCTCGAAGGACCGAAATGATTTCGCTGTCCTTCGTGATGGCAGCTTCATAACGAAGGATTATGTATTCACAAGAGAAACTTGCTATGATAAAGCAACTGGTGAACCGACTGATAAAGCAGCTTGTGAGCGTTACTTCGATCAAGCAAAGAACGAGCTTGAGTTCTCCGATAAAATCATTTACGGTGACTTACTGAGATTTTATGAAGATGCAGACAATGAAAAAAGTTCTTCGAAATCTAATGAGTGA
- a CDS encoding ROK family glucokinase translates to MAEKWLVGVDLGGTTTKLAFISMYGEILHKWEIPTDVSNEGKNITVNIAKAIDAKLEELGHSKSEIIGIGMGAPGPVDLATGVIFEAVNLGWREPYPLKDLLEVETSLPAVIDNDANCAALGEMWKGAGNGAKDLVCVTLGTGVGGGVITNGDIVHGVSGAAGEIGHITSMAEGGAPCNCGKTGCLETIASATGIVRIAMEALNKEASTGELATVYKETGFVTAKDVFDSAKRNDQLALKVIDSVALHLGIALANIANTLNPEKIVLGGGVSKAGNVLLNPIKEEFLRNSFPRVAQSTEISIATLGNDAGVIGAAWLVKNKIRQE, encoded by the coding sequence ATGGCTGAAAAATGGCTTGTAGGGGTAGATCTAGGTGGAACAACAACCAAGCTTGCTTTCATAAGCATGTATGGGGAAATTCTTCATAAGTGGGAGATTCCAACAGATGTTTCAAACGAAGGAAAAAATATAACAGTCAATATCGCGAAGGCTATCGACGCAAAACTTGAGGAGTTAGGCCATTCAAAAAGTGAAATCATCGGGATTGGCATGGGAGCTCCTGGCCCAGTTGATCTTGCGACCGGTGTGATTTTTGAAGCAGTGAACCTTGGATGGAGAGAGCCTTATCCTTTAAAAGACCTGCTTGAAGTCGAAACCTCGCTTCCGGCTGTAATCGATAATGATGCGAACTGTGCCGCACTAGGTGAAATGTGGAAGGGTGCAGGAAATGGTGCCAAAGATCTTGTGTGTGTCACCCTAGGAACAGGCGTAGGCGGCGGTGTCATCACTAATGGTGATATCGTTCACGGAGTGAGTGGCGCTGCAGGTGAAATCGGCCATATCACTTCAATGGCTGAAGGTGGAGCGCCGTGTAACTGCGGCAAAACTGGCTGCCTGGAAACCATTGCATCTGCCACTGGAATTGTCAGGATAGCTATGGAAGCCTTGAACAAAGAAGCTTCAACTGGAGAACTGGCAACAGTGTATAAGGAAACAGGCTTTGTAACGGCGAAAGATGTTTTTGATTCTGCAAAAAGGAACGATCAATTGGCGCTGAAAGTCATTGATTCAGTGGCTTTGCATTTAGGAATTGCACTTGCCAATATCGCCAATACACTTAATCCGGAAAAAATCGTCCTTGGCGGAGGAGTTTCCAAAGCAGGGAATGTCCTTCTCAATCCGATAAAAGAAGAGTTTTTGCGCAACTCTTTTCCTCGAGTTGCTCAATCAACCGAAATAAGTATCGCTACATTGGGGAATGATGCAGGCGTTATTGGGGCTGCATGGCTGGTCAAGAACAAAATTAGACAAGAATAA